In Phycisphaerae bacterium, the following proteins share a genomic window:
- a CDS encoding PD-(D/E)XK nuclease family protein, giving the protein MVQFILGRSGTGKTTLCIKQIVESLLNNKTPTAGVGAKQNNLVFLVPEQATYQAERAILSDDRLKGYSRLHVLSFQRLCYLIFGKNLAARPLTTQARDMIVHRLLCENAEKLSIFSPIASAGLASAIAELQQFGKSPDDVDRLIGQLKSSSELTAGKLSDINLIYRQYLAFVEGNFLNNDNQLNLAKDAVAGTPFLKDCLLWVDGFAGFTTSESLLLTELLKVCASSKIAMCLDPAVIENDYTGIFEPTAKTYADLLSLIKSLKLSVEKPVILNQPARFRESKALAHLEKNIFSFDDVPPISCGRDIKITACAKTRLEVDYVARQICSLVRDKGFRWHDCAVIASDIEQYRHFIHAIFSDFDIPFFIDRRRDLQQYPAVELITSALKIATDRFTTNDVINYLKSDLAAVSRDEADRLENYCLAFGVEGKDWLAGVAWDFAPANDEDFNNAKINRIRGKAAEHLLQFRTLLQNSGQVSAEQFCSELFNFLENLNTRGQLQAWTKSALEAGRLDEAQLHQQFFAQFTQLMDDFVFIFKNASFTVKQYAAIISSAFSQMTVALIPPAIDQVLVGSIERSRHPDLKAVFLIGATQQQFPVPVYYDNILNDNDRRVTCDTGFELSRTGSSQLIERRYLAYIAFTRPSRFLNITYPLADEKGSEIQPSFLVSQLKSLFTDLREEKYFSGSAFENLCSVSDLTSLLAQRLGRDNLSPDDSLDAKCKWLLDNLSRVIPAQAGIQIKSAINYDNTARLESSPSCDILSTSATKLKSFASCPYQYFAKHILRLRERRIFELEPFSLGLFFHKVLEILFNNLKSIEHSLSEDDSDLIEALTGRAVEKLLIEDSFLKSFNARTRHNSFIVLSAAQMVKDAVREFSRIASAGSFTQIASEMGFGDKSSMPAIELKLPDGRCIHIEGKIDRVDAASRAGANYCMVVDYKTSETKIVWSLFNAGLDLQLPIYLLAIRNQTVEKYKNLIPLGAFYFQIQTFAKSSEFNDIEGKSEKIRRKPKGIFNGEHFSLLDGKTQTGYSPFYSFRITQKEKQFGGYATSSLLTDEHFSTVLSFAENKLKELGGRILSGEIDVKPYRFGKETACTRCPYKSLCRFDWQINDYAQVKKISKTEFFEAI; this is encoded by the coding sequence ATGGTTCAATTTATATTAGGCAGAAGCGGGACAGGCAAGACAACGCTTTGTATAAAGCAGATAGTGGAAAGTCTGTTAAATAACAAAACCCCCACCGCGGGGGTGGGGGCTAAACAAAATAATTTGGTTTTTCTTGTGCCGGAGCAGGCGACATATCAGGCTGAACGGGCGATTCTCTCTGACGACAGGCTTAAAGGCTACAGCCGACTGCACGTTTTGTCTTTTCAAAGGCTCTGTTATTTAATCTTCGGCAAAAACCTTGCCGCAAGGCCGCTGACTACACAAGCCAGAGATATGATTGTCCACAGACTGCTTTGTGAGAATGCTGAAAAGTTATCGATTTTTTCTCCCATAGCTTCTGCGGGCCTTGCAAGCGCAATTGCCGAGCTGCAGCAGTTCGGCAAATCTCCTGACGATGTTGACAGGCTTATTGGGCAGCTTAAAAGTTCTTCAGAATTAACAGCCGGCAAACTTTCCGATATTAATTTAATTTATAGACAATATCTTGCCTTTGTAGAAGGCAATTTTTTAAATAATGATAATCAATTAAATCTTGCCAAAGATGCTGTTGCCGGCACGCCATTTTTGAAAGATTGTCTATTATGGGTTGACGGCTTTGCGGGCTTTACTACTTCTGAATCGCTTTTACTGACGGAACTTTTAAAGGTTTGTGCATCGTCAAAGATAGCAATGTGTCTCGACCCTGCCGTAATAGAGAATGATTATACCGGTATTTTCGAGCCGACGGCGAAAACTTATGCCGACCTGCTCTCCCTGATTAAATCTCTTAAACTGTCGGTTGAAAAACCTGTTATTTTGAATCAGCCGGCGCGTTTCAGGGAGTCGAAGGCGCTGGCTCATCTTGAAAAGAATATTTTCAGTTTTGACGATGTGCCGCCGATTTCGTGCGGCAGGGATATAAAGATTACTGCCTGCGCAAAGACAAGGCTCGAAGTTGATTACGTTGCGCGGCAGATTTGCTCTCTCGTTAGGGACAAAGGTTTCCGCTGGCACGATTGCGCCGTTATCGCCTCCGATATCGAACAGTATCGTCATTTCATACATGCGATTTTTTCCGATTTCGATATACCTTTCTTTATCGACCGCAGGCGCGATTTGCAGCAATACCCGGCCGTTGAGTTAATAACAAGCGCTCTGAAAATCGCAACAGACAGATTTACTACTAACGATGTAATAAATTATCTAAAGAGCGACCTTGCCGCGGTAAGCCGTGATGAGGCTGACCGGCTTGAAAATTACTGTCTCGCCTTTGGAGTTGAAGGAAAAGACTGGCTCGCCGGCGTGGCGTGGGATTTTGCACCGGCAAATGATGAAGATTTCAATAATGCAAAAATCAACCGGATACGCGGCAAAGCGGCGGAACATCTTTTGCAGTTCAGGACTTTGCTGCAAAATAGCGGGCAGGTTTCGGCAGAGCAGTTTTGCAGTGAGCTTTTTAATTTTCTTGAAAATCTAAATACAAGAGGTCAGTTACAGGCCTGGACCAAGTCCGCTTTAGAGGCCGGCAGGCTCGACGAGGCGCAGCTCCATCAGCAGTTTTTCGCACAGTTTACGCAGTTGATGGACGATTTTGTTTTTATTTTCAAAAACGCCTCTTTTACTGTGAAGCAATATGCCGCGATAATCAGTTCGGCTTTTTCCCAGATGACGGTGGCGTTGATTCCGCCTGCGATCGACCAGGTTCTTGTCGGCTCGATTGAGAGAAGCCGGCATCCCGATTTGAAAGCCGTTTTTCTTATCGGTGCAACTCAGCAGCAGTTTCCCGTTCCGGTTTATTACGATAATATTCTAAACGATAATGACCGCAGGGTTACTTGCGATACTGGTTTTGAACTGTCGCGTACCGGCTCATCGCAGCTTATCGAACGCAGATACCTCGCCTATATCGCCTTTACACGTCCGAGCCGGTTTTTAAATATTACATATCCTTTGGCCGATGAAAAGGGTTCTGAAATTCAGCCCAGTTTTCTCGTCAGCCAGTTAAAATCATTATTTACCGATCTTCGCGAAGAAAAATATTTCAGCGGTTCTGCTTTTGAAAATTTGTGCAGCGTTTCCGATTTAACGTCTCTGCTTGCCCAGCGTCTCGGAAGGGACAATTTATCGCCTGACGATTCGCTCGATGCAAAATGTAAATGGCTGCTCGATAATCTCTCCCGTGTCATTCCCGCGCAAGCGGGAATCCAGATTAAATCCGCAATTAACTATGATAATACCGCAAGGCTTGAAAGTTCGCCTAGCTGCGATATTCTTTCCACGAGCGCGACGAAACTGAAATCTTTTGCGAGTTGTCCTTATCAGTATTTCGCAAAACATATCCTCAGACTTAGAGAAAGACGGATTTTCGAATTAGAGCCTTTCAGTCTCGGCCTTTTCTTTCACAAGGTTCTTGAAATATTATTTAATAATCTCAAAAGTATCGAACACAGTCTTTCTGAAGATGACTCTGATTTAATCGAAGCTCTTACCGGCCGGGCGGTTGAAAAACTTCTTATTGAGGACTCATTTCTGAAAAGTTTCAATGCGAGAACAAGGCATAATAGTTTTATTGTCCTTTCAGCCGCACAGATGGTTAAGGATGCCGTACGGGAATTTTCCAGGATTGCCTCGGCAGGCAGTTTCACGCAGATTGCGTCTGAAATGGGTTTTGGCGACAAATCTTCTATGCCTGCAATTGAACTTAAATTGCCCGACGGCAGATGTATTCATATCGAAGGCAAAATCGACAGGGTAGATGCTGCTTCTCGAGCCGGGGCGAATTATTGTATGGTGGTCGATTACAAAACCTCCGAAACCAAAATTGTCTGGTCACTGTTTAATGCCGGTCTTGATTTGCAGCTTCCGATTTATCTTCTTGCGATACGAAATCAGACCGTTGAAAAATATAAAAATCTTATTCCGTTGGGCGCGTTTTATTTTCAGATTCAGACATTCGCCAAATCATCTGAATTTAATGACATCGAGGGAAAATCCGAAAAAATCAGAAGAAAGCCGAAAGGGATTTTCAACGGCGAACATTTTAGTCTTTTAGACGGCAAAACCCAAACCGGCTACAGCCCGTTTTATAGTTTCAGGATAACACAAAAAGAAAAACAGTTCGGCGGTTATGCGACAAGTTCGCTTTTGACCGATGAACATTTTTCAACAGTGCTGTCTTTCGCAGAAAACAAGCTCAAAGAACTGGGCGGCAGGATACTTTCCGGCGAAATAGATGTAAAGCCTTACAGGTTCGGAAAAGAAACGGCTTGTACGCGTTGTCCGTATAAATCTCTTTGCCGGTTCGACTGGCAGATAAACGATTATGCTCAGGTTAAGAAAATTTCCAAAACAGAATTTTTTGAAGCAATTTAA